One window from the genome of Pelorhabdus rhamnosifermentans encodes:
- the modA gene encoding molybdate ABC transporter substrate-binding protein has protein sequence MMKNRLVCLVSSLLFVALFITGCGGGTQQNVSQTEPIELNISAAVSMKDALAEIQANYQAKHPNVKIVYNLGASGSLQQQIEQGAPADIFISAAPKQMNELEAKNLINKATRKNLVENKLVLIVPQNSTLALSKYEDLTQASVQKWSMGEPSVVPAGQYAQEVLKKLGIWNDVQAKAVLAKDVRTVLAYVETGNVEAGIVYKTDAASSDKVKIVATAPEGTHQPILYPMAILSATKQAKTAEDFLTYLTNPESAAIFEKYGFVMSKNDK, from the coding sequence ATGATGAAAAACAGGTTAGTTTGTTTAGTAAGCAGTTTATTATTTGTTGCTTTATTTATCACAGGCTGTGGTGGTGGGACGCAGCAAAATGTGTCTCAGACAGAACCGATTGAACTCAACATATCAGCAGCTGTGAGTATGAAGGATGCATTAGCTGAGATTCAAGCAAACTATCAAGCAAAGCATCCGAATGTCAAGATTGTGTATAACCTTGGAGCATCAGGTTCTTTGCAGCAGCAGATTGAACAAGGCGCACCAGCCGATATTTTTATTTCGGCGGCGCCTAAGCAAATGAATGAGCTTGAGGCAAAAAATCTTATCAATAAGGCTACACGCAAGAATTTAGTGGAAAATAAATTAGTTTTGATTGTTCCGCAAAATTCCACATTGGCTCTTAGTAAATACGAAGATCTTACGCAGGCAAGTGTGCAAAAATGGAGTATGGGTGAACCCTCTGTCGTTCCTGCTGGCCAATATGCCCAAGAAGTGCTGAAAAAGCTGGGTATTTGGAATGACGTACAAGCCAAAGCTGTTTTGGCGAAAGATGTTCGAACAGTTTTAGCTTATGTAGAAACAGGCAATGTTGAAGCAGGTATTGTTTATAAAACAGATGCAGCATCAAGTGATAAAGTAAAAATTGTTGCAACGGCTCCTGAAGGAACGCATCAACCGATTTTATATCCTATGGCGATTTTATCAGCAACAAAACAAGCAAAAACGGCTGAAGATTTTTTGACTTATCTTACAAATCCTGAAAGCGCAGCTATATTTGAAAAGTATGGCTTTGTTATGAGTAAGAATGATAAATAG
- the modB gene encoding molybdate ABC transporter permease subunit → MIQWQPIILSVQVAGLSLIFVTIFGVLFAAMMRKGNFWGKNALEAIFALPLVLPPVVTGFLLLLLVGKNGPIGYLLSEHFHTKIIFTPYAAVLAGTVVAFPLMYHSMKAAFQSVDTSLEDAARTLGANEWKVFWTVTMPLAWTGLVAGMVLSFSRALGEFGATIMVAGNIPGKTQTIPLAIYFAAESNDLTTAGIYVMIISVLTFLLIFGMNIWAQARFKTWPFRGGY, encoded by the coding sequence ATGATTCAGTGGCAACCCATTATTTTATCTGTGCAAGTTGCAGGTCTGTCGTTAATCTTTGTTACTATTTTCGGTGTTCTATTTGCCGCTATGATGCGAAAAGGCAACTTTTGGGGCAAAAATGCATTAGAAGCTATTTTTGCCCTGCCCCTTGTTTTACCGCCTGTTGTTACAGGTTTTCTATTGCTTTTGTTGGTCGGTAAAAATGGACCGATTGGTTACTTATTGTCAGAACATTTTCATACCAAAATAATTTTTACGCCTTATGCGGCGGTTCTGGCGGGCACGGTTGTAGCTTTTCCGTTAATGTATCACAGTATGAAGGCTGCTTTTCAAAGTGTTGACACCAGTTTGGAAGATGCAGCCCGCACGCTCGGGGCCAATGAATGGAAAGTATTCTGGACGGTTACGATGCCTTTGGCTTGGACAGGTCTTGTAGCGGGGATGGTTTTATCTTTTTCACGGGCTCTTGGAGAATTTGGTGCGACCATTATGGTTGCCGGGAATATTCCTGGCAAAACGCAAACTATTCCCTTAGCAATCTATTTTGCCGCTGAATCTAATGATTTAACCACTGCCGGAATTTATGTCATGATCATTAGCGTATTGACCTTTTTATTAATCTTTGGAATGAATATTTGGGCACAAGCTAGGTTTAAGACCTGGCCCTTTCGGGGGGGATATTGA